The following are from one region of the Littorina saxatilis isolate snail1 linkage group LG4, US_GU_Lsax_2.0, whole genome shotgun sequence genome:
- the LOC138965239 gene encoding uncharacterized protein isoform X1 encodes MSARCVFLVLLLVACAQGARILNCDRGSIDVAEGDTSLALICDQYSGSISWQYRANPTTTNQEIGTCTGQTCQVNQYLSQYYQLQWLTDFSSKLTFYHALTTARESADNIYSCGNARCTVQVNVPAELGTPSVVLSRPSQGGRVTVTGTVDITRVYSSQGYYTCTWVRQQGGESTVVTHKRLFPGPNVNKEDRSGKCDFTESLDPGFATYTYKVLVYPGATEKTQTIIEVGSVKAD; translated from the exons ATGTCGGCACGGTGTGTGTTTCTCGTCCTTCTGCTCGTTGCTTGCGCAC AAGGAGCACGTATCCTTAACTGCGATAGAGGATCTATCGACGTCGCGGAAGGTGACACCAGCTTGGCGCTCATCTGTGACCAGTACTCTGGTTCTATCTCGTGGCAATATCGAGCGAACCCTACGACCACTAACCAAGAAATCGGCACATGCACAGGGCAGACCTGTCAAGTCAACCAATATTTAAGCCAGTACTACCAGCTACAATGGTTAACTGACTTCTCAAGCAAGCTTACGTTCTACCATGCCCTGACCACTGCAAGGGAGTCAGCGGATAATATTTATAGCTGTGGTAACGCCAGGTGCACTGTTCAGGTCAACG TCCCTGCTGAGCTGGGAACTCCATCCGTGGTCTTGAGCAGACCAAGCCAGGGTGGACGGGTCACGGTGACCGGGACAGTGGATATCACCAGGGTCTACTCTTCACAAGGGTATTACACTTGTACTTGGGTCCGTCAACAG GGAGGAGAAAGCACCGTGGTTACACACAAGCGCCTGTTTCCTGGTCCCAACGTGAACAAAGAAGACAGGTCGGGGAAGTGTGACTTCACAGAAAGCCTTGACCCCGGCTTTGCGACCTACACCTACAAAGTGCTCGTGTACCCTGGAGCTACCGAGAAAACACAAACTATAATTGAAGTTG
- the LOC138965239 gene encoding uncharacterized protein isoform X2, whose amino-acid sequence MSARCVFLVLLLVACALPAELGTPSVVLSRPSQGGRVTVTGTVDITRVYSSQGYYTCTWVRQQGGESTVVTHKRLFPGPNVNKEDRSGKCDFTESLDPGFATYTYKVLVYPGATEKTQTIIEVGSVKAD is encoded by the exons ATGTCGGCACGGTGTGTGTTTCTCGTCCTTCTGCTCGTTGCTTGCGCAC TCCCTGCTGAGCTGGGAACTCCATCCGTGGTCTTGAGCAGACCAAGCCAGGGTGGACGGGTCACGGTGACCGGGACAGTGGATATCACCAGGGTCTACTCTTCACAAGGGTATTACACTTGTACTTGGGTCCGTCAACAG GGAGGAGAAAGCACCGTGGTTACACACAAGCGCCTGTTTCCTGGTCCCAACGTGAACAAAGAAGACAGGTCGGGGAAGTGTGACTTCACAGAAAGCCTTGACCCCGGCTTTGCGACCTACACCTACAAAGTGCTCGTGTACCCTGGAGCTACCGAGAAAACACAAACTATAATTGAAGTTG